Genomic DNA from bacterium:
TTTACTGTGCATTTATCTCTTGCTGGTTGCTTCTTATGTAGTCCATTACATTTTCGGTTATGTTATCACATCTTTCATTCCCAAATGTGAATAGACTTGCAAAATGAATGATTCCCTTAATATCCTCTTTCAACATTGATTTCGCTCGGTGCAGTCTTACTTTAACATTTACTTTTGAAATGCCGAGGGAATCGGAAATCTCTTCAACACTCATTCCTTCAATTTCTTTAAAAATGAAAACAGTCCTGTATTTCTCTGGCAACCGTTTGACTGCTTCTTCTAGTATTTCCTTTCTTTCTATATCCATATAGTTTTCTTCTGGGTTTTGATGACTTTCGGTACTAAAGGTTACATCTTTACTCTCATCTAATTTTACAACCCTTCTTTGCTGCCTTTTCAACATTAAGCATTCATTAATAAGGATTTTTATCAGCCAGGTGGAAAATTTGGCATCGCCTCTGAACTGGGATAATTTTTCATAAGCAGATATATAAGCTAATTGTATTACTTCCTCCGCATCATCATCCATAACACCGTAAGAAACTGCTATTCTGTACAGTCTCTGGTTATATCTACGAACTATTTCACTATAAGCTTCGATTCTTCCACTTTTTACCTCATTAATTAGTTCTTCATCGGAAATTTGTTTTAACGATTTATTGTTTTGCTTCGTCAACATCTACTTGTTTTTAATTCAAAGATAATAAAACATTTACAATCTATGTAACCTTTTCGCTAGTTAAATCATCTACTGCTAAAAAGGAAAATTTTATGTTAATTACGAGTATTATTCTTTTCGCTTTAGCAGCAGTATCTGGAGTAACAATTTTAATCCCATTATTAACAGGTAAACCGATCGTTAAACCAGTAGCAGTTGTACATGGAATTTTTGCCGCAACTGCACTAATTATTCTCATCATTTTTTCAATCAATTATGGTGATGATTTCCCGATTTTATCTCTCATTTTATTTGTTGTTGCTGCAATCGGAGGTATTATTCTTTTTGTACGTGATTTAAATAATAAACCGGGGCCTAAAGCTTTAGCTTTGATCCATGCGGCAGCGGCAGTTATAGCGTTCTTAATTCTATTAGTATTTGCTCTTAGTTTGTAACTCTAACTATAATCTCAAACTAATAGCGGTATATAATTGCTCTTGAGATAATAGGAGTTTTTTGAAGGAGTTTTACATCTAAAAAGTCCTTAACTTTTGATGTAATTAAATAACTCTTATTCTCTTCAAAGACGTAAGGTATTAATATGCCAACCGATCAAGATTTAGCACGTCAAGTAAAATTGAAAAACATTAAGGAGATACTCGGAATATTAGATATTTCAGAGGATGATTTTGTCCCTTATGGAAATTATACTGGTAAAATTAAGTTAGGTGTCCGCGAAAAATTTGCTTCACGTCCGGATGGAAAACTCATTCTGGTTACTGCCATGAGTCCGACTAATTTTGGTGAAGGAAAGACATTAACATCTATTGGTCTTGGGCAAGCAATAAACAGGATTGGGAAGAAATGCATTATAGCAATCCGTGAACCTTCGGTTGGACCTGTTTTTGGTATGAAAGGAGGGGCGGCCGGCGGAGGGCATTCGCAGGTTTTACCTATGGAGATGATTAATCTGCATTTTAACGGAGACTTAAGCGCAATAACTGCTGCGCATAATCTGTTGGCTTCTATGTTGGATAATCATATAATGAAAGGAAATGATCTGGGAATAGATGTCACCAACATATTATGGAATAGAACGATGGATATGAATGATAGATCATTGCGTCAGATTGTTATAGGGCTAGGGGGCAGAGTAAATGGGGTACCAAGAGAATCAGGATTTGTCATAACCGCAGCGTCAGAAGTCATGGCCATTCTTGCACTTGCGGAATCGCGTGCTGATTTGAAAAGAAGACTTGGAGAAATTGCAGTTGGTTATAATTTTGATCAGAAATTAGTACGTGCAAAAGATCTTCAGGCAAATAATGCGATGGCAGTTTTACTGAACGATGCAATTATGCCAAACCTAGTTCAAACTAGTGAAAACACTCCAGCACTGGTTCACGCGGGCCCATTTGCAAACATTGCACATGGCACCAACAGTATTATTGCAGATAAAATTGCTCTTAAACTGGCTGATTATGTTGTGACTGAGTGTGGCTTTGGTTCCGATTTAGGTGCCGAAAAATTCTTTGATATTGTTTGTAGGAGCAGTGATATGTGGCCATCGGTAGTTGTTATTGTTGCAACGTGCAGAGCGATTAAATTTCACGGAGGTGTAAAGTCAAAACCGGAATCTTTATTGTATGAAGAAAATTATGAAGCATTCAGTAAAGGGTTAGGAAATCTTGAAGTGCACATCAATAATATGAAAAAGTTTGGAGTACCCGTTATAATCACGATCAACAAATTTCCGAAAGATACACAACAAGAAATTAAAATGATCTTTCAATTGTGCGAGAAACTTAATGTGGATTGTGCTGCCCATGAAGCATTCAGCAAGGGCGGTGAAGGAGCGATTGAACTTGCAGAAAAGACGGTCAGGCTCGCTGAAGAAAATAACAATCCGCAAAAGAAATTTTTATATGATCTGGAAATGTCTGTCGAAGATAAAATTCAAACTATCGCAACTCAAATATATGGCGCAGAAGATGTCTATTTTGAGAAGCGTGCAAAAAAGAAAATAGAAAAATTT
This window encodes:
- a CDS encoding RNA polymerase sigma factor — its product is MLTKQNNKSLKQISDEELINEVKSGRIEAYSEIVRRYNQRLYRIAVSYGVMDDDAEEVIQLAYISAYEKLSQFRGDAKFSTWLIKILINECLMLKRQQRRVVKLDESKDVTFSTESHQNPEENYMDIERKEILEEAVKRLPEKYRTVFIFKEIEGMSVEEISDSLGISKVNVKVRLHRAKSMLKEDIKGIIHFASLFTFGNERCDNITENVMDYIRSNQQEINAQ
- a CDS encoding formate--tetrahydrofolate ligase, producing MPTDQDLARQVKLKNIKEILGILDISEDDFVPYGNYTGKIKLGVREKFASRPDGKLILVTAMSPTNFGEGKTLTSIGLGQAINRIGKKCIIAIREPSVGPVFGMKGGAAGGGHSQVLPMEMINLHFNGDLSAITAAHNLLASMLDNHIMKGNDLGIDVTNILWNRTMDMNDRSLRQIVIGLGGRVNGVPRESGFVITAASEVMAILALAESRADLKRRLGEIAVGYNFDQKLVRAKDLQANNAMAVLLNDAIMPNLVQTSENTPALVHAGPFANIAHGTNSIIADKIALKLADYVVTECGFGSDLGAEKFFDIVCRSSDMWPSVVVIVATCRAIKFHGGVKSKPESLLYEENYEAFSKGLGNLEVHINNMKKFGVPVIITINKFPKDTQQEIKMIFQLCEKLNVDCAAHEAFSKGGEGAIELAEKTVRLAEENNNPQKKFLYDLEMSVEDKIQTIATQIYGAEDVYFEKRAKKKIEKFVELGFGNLPVCIAKTQMSLSDNPRNVGVPKAWTLTVIILYCNFTSLIRSYLYYLINITDEYFSVTGVTCMSNLLNYI